Proteins encoded in a region of the Panicum hallii strain FIL2 chromosome 3, PHallii_v3.1, whole genome shotgun sequence genome:
- the LOC112885199 gene encoding uncharacterized protein LOC112885199, with protein sequence MMAWPATKRSCSASRAVCKAWHRITTSAAFVAAHARRRPHELILHRHGPSSTGALETIPLATLDEARGRRRLHVQYPEYTRPRPPRGWSGYAMIASCDGLLLFERHPVTRRWAAVPRTPGTFMQPCGFYVHKPSAEHRDPCITNGQQGSHHVCSLEAAEAHRLGPAPPFAPLLYVLPLHHVTLDGKLHWLWYPSVLFPMDNGRYPGAEEIGKIVAFDTESETFRLMRRPPRRVVRYSGGVELFLLQVDGMLAMADFLNGSMDLWVLEDHDDNDASWTLRLRVDLPSPLRRASWAMNLRMVGQDVILLGDRGRCWVALYDVMGKRVLKQIQLVPDDTWNHLNVFVFRDSLERHGFFDLHGPACSRSRKEDCNKSDNTALSL encoded by the exons ATGATGGCGTGGCCGGCGACCAAACG ATCCTGCTCCGCCTCCCGTGCGGTCTGCAAGGCATGGCACCGCATCACCACCAGCGCTGCCTTCGTCGCCGCccatgcccgccgccgcccccacgaGCTCATCCTCCACCGCCATGGTCCGAGCTCGACCGGCGCGCTAGAAACCATCCCGCTGGCCACCCTCGAcgaggcgaggggccggcggcgtCTCCACGTCCAGTACCCGGAGTACACGAGACCCAGACCACCCAGGGGTTGGAGCGGGTACGCCATGATCGCCTCCTGCGACGGGCTGCTGCTATTCGAGAGGCACCCGGTGACACGGAGGTGGGCCGCGGTGCCCCGTACCCCCGGCACCTTCATGCAGCCCTGCGGATTCTACGTCCACAAGCCATCCGCCGAGCACCGGGACCCGTGCATCACCAACGGCCAACAAGGGTCGCACCACGTTTGCTCGCTCGAAGCCGCCGAGGCCCATCGGCTCGGACCAGCGCCCCCCTTCGCCCCTCTCCTCTACGTCCTCCCACTCCATCACGTCACCCTTGACGGCAAGCTCCACTGGCTGTGGTATCCCTCGGTTCTATTCCCGATGGATAACGGGCGATATCCCGGGGCGGAGGAAATCGGCAAGATCGTGGCGTTTGACACCGAGTCGGAGACGTTCCGGTTGATGCGTCGCCCGCCGCGGAGGGTGGTCCGCTACTCTGGAGGAGTGGAGCTCTTCCTGCTACAGGTGGACGGGATGCTGGCCATGGCGGATTTTCTTAACGGCTCGATGGACCTCTGGGTGCTGGAGGACCACGACGACAACGACGCGAGCTGGACGCTCCGCCTCCGGGTCGACCTACCGTCGCCGTTGCGGCGTGCTAGCTGGGCGATGAACCTTCGCATGGTAGGGCAGGATGTGATTCTTCTGGGAGATCGCGGGAGATGTTGGGTGGCGCTGTATGATGTGATGGGGAAGAGGGTGTTGAAGCAAATCCAGCTTGTCCCTGACGATACGTGGAACCACCTCAACGTCTTCGTCTTCAGGGATAGCCTAGAGCGACACGGCTTCTTTGATCTTCATGGCCCTGCTTGCAGCCGCAGCCGCAAAGAGGACTGTAACAAATCTGACAACACGGCACTTTCACTCTGA
- the LOC112885202 gene encoding cucumber peeling cupredoxin-like: protein MSRRGQHALLLLSAVVASLVPGSTAGVYHIVGAGKGWRVPPNKTYYDDWAHTRHISIGDKLMFLYRSGVHNIVEVPTRALFDACSMRNITSRYQNGPTIIELTQPGQRFYFCGVGEHCEVGQKLAINVVLVAPPPPDTPNSAAAATARLARRAGLAAACLVAALLMAV, encoded by the exons ATGTCGCGCCGGGGCCAGCACGCCCTGCTGCTCCTCTCCGCCGTCGTGGCGTCCCTCGTCCCCGGCTCGACGGCCGGGGTGTACCACATCGTCGGCGCCGGCAAAGGGTGGCGGGTGCCCCCCAACAAGACGTACTACGACGACTGGGCGCACACCAGGCACATCAGCATCGGCGACAAACTGA TGTTCCTGTACCGGAGCGGGGTGCACAACATCGTGGAGGTGCCGACGCGAGCGCTGTTCGACGCGTGCAGCATGCGGAACATCACCAGCCGGTACCAGAACGGGCCGACCATCATCGAGCTCACCCAGCCGGGGCAACGCTTCTACTTCTGCGGCGTCGGCGAGCACTGCGAGGTCGGGCAGAAGCTCGCCATCAACGTcgtcctcgtcgcgccgccgccgcccgacacGCCCAActccgccgcggcggccaccGCCCGGCTCGCCCGCCGCGcgggcctcgccgccgcctgcctgGTGGCCGCTCTGCTAATGGCGGTGTGA